Proteins encoded in a region of the Triplophysa rosa linkage group LG6, Trosa_1v2, whole genome shotgun sequence genome:
- the slc40a1 gene encoding solute carrier family 40 member 1, translating into MDNAASKKPCCERFCQFFTSAKFLIYLGHALSTWGDRMWNFAVAVFLVELYGNSLLLTAVYGLVVAGSVLLLGAIIGDWVDKNARLKVAQTSLVVQNSAVILCGVLLMVVFQFKEQLSTMYSGWLLTTCYIMVITIANIANLASTAMSITIQRDWVVVVAGDDRSKLADMNATVRIIDQLTNILAPMLVGQIMAFGSHFMGCGFISGWNLFSMCLEYFLLWKVYQKTPALAIKAGQKDSDNQELKHLNVQKEIGNTEGPAEGSQLMNKTAKEKKIIEKKASCCYQMTEPLRTFKEGWVAYYNQSIFFAGMSLAFLYMTVLGFDCITTGYAYTQGLNGSVLSLLMGASAISGICGTVAFTWIRKKCGLIRTGFISGVAQLSCLLLCVASVFAPGSPFDLSVSPFEDVVKHLFGEGASRLESDIIDSTIQINSTMSAEAPQIESYLSVSLLFAGVIAARVGLWSFDLTVTQLIQENVIESERGIINGVQNSMNYLLDLLHFIMVILAPNQEAFGLLVIISVSFVAMGHMMYFRFAYKSLRSRLFLFCSPEQKPDPNIPSLPNSV; encoded by the exons AAAGATTTTGTCAGTTCTTCACGTCTGCGAAATTCCTCATTTACCTTGGACATGCGCTGTCAACCTGG GGGGACCGCATGTGGAATTTTGCTGTGGCTGTGTTTTTGGTGGAGCTCTATGGCAATAGTTTACTCCTCACGGCCGTGTATGGACTGGTGGTCGCGGGGTCTGTCCTCTTGCTGGGTGCTATTATTGGTGACTGGGTTGACAAAAATGCCAGACTGAAAG tgGCACAGACGTCTTTGGTTGTGCAGAACAGTGCTGTGATTCTCTGTGGTGTACTGCTGATGGTTGTTTTCCAGTTTAAAGAACAGCTTTCTACCATGTACAGTGGATGGTTGCTG ACAACATGCTACATTATGGTCATTACCATCGCTAACATTGCTAACCTGGCCAGCACGGCTATGTCCATCACCATCCAGAGGGACTGGGTGGTGGTGGTGGCCGGAGATGATCGGAGCAAATTGGCAG ATATGAATGCCACTGTCAGAATAATCGACCAGTTGACCAACATTCTGGCTCCGATGCTGGTGGGCCAGATAATGGCATTCGGTTCTCATTTCATGGGCTGTGGTTTTATCTCGGGCTGGAATCTGTTCTCCATGTGCTTGGAGTACTTTCTGCTTTGGAAGGTTTATCAGAAGACTCCCGCTTTGGCCATCAAGGCGGGACAGAAGGACAGTGACAACCAAGAGTTGAAGCATCTCAACGTACAAAAAG AGATTGGAAACACTGAAGGTCCAGCTGAAGGCTCGCAGCTCATGAACAAAACcgccaaagaaaagaaaatcattGAGAAGAAGGCCAGTTGCTGCTACCAAATGACAGAGCCGCTCCGTACCTTCAAAGAGGGCTGGGTTGCATACTACAATCAGTCCATTTTCTTCGCTGGCATGTCTCTGGCTTTCCTCTACATGACTGTGCTGGGTTTCGACTGCATCACCACGGGTTACGCGTACACTCAGGGCTTAAATGGATCCGTGCTCAGTCTGCTCATGGGAGCTTCCGCTATATCCGGGATCTGTGGAACGGTTGCCTTCACTTGGATCAGAAAGAAATGCGGCCTGATCAGAACGGGTTTCATCTCTGGAGTTGCCCAGCTGTCTTGCCTCCTGCTCTGTGTGGCATCCGTCTTCGCTCCCGGCAGCCCCTTTGATCTCAGCGTCTCACCCTTCGAAGACGTTGTTAAACATCTGTTCGGAGAAGGTGCTTCTCGGCTTGAGAGCGATATCATAGATTCCACCATCCAGATCAACTCCACCATGTCTGCGGAAGCCCCCCAAATCGAGTCCTATTTGTCCGTCAGTCTTCTCTTCGCTGGTGTTATTGCTGCTAGAGTCG GTCTCTGGTCTTTTGACTTGACCGTGACTCAACTGATCCAGGAGAATGTGATCGAGTCGGAGAGAGGAATCATCAACGGCGTTCAGAACTCTATGAACTATCTTCTCGATCTTCTGCACTTCATCATGGTCATCCTCGCACCGAATCAAGAGGCCTTCGGTCTTCTCGTGATCATCTCTGTTTCCTTCGTTGCCATGGGACATATGATGTATTTCAGGTTCGCCTATAAAAGCCTTCGGAGTCGGCTTTTCCTTTTCTGTTCACCCGAGCAAAAGCCAGACCCCAATATTCCCTCACTTCCAAACTCCGTCTAA